From the genome of Candidatus Roizmanbacteria bacterium, one region includes:
- the secA gene encoding preprotein translocase subunit SecA — protein MLNFFKKFLDYNQKQIDEYKIVVAQINELDEKARKLKDSDFIKETEKLKEKVSKGSPEVLKEVRPWAFALVREAARRVLRIRHFDVQLMAGLALSDGKITEQKTGEGKTLSATTALYLHALTGKGSHLVTVNDYLARRDAGWMGGVFNFLGMTTSANISERSFIYDAKYNDENTTDWRLQHLKPVARREAYLADITYGINSEFGFDYLRDNMVQDPAELRQRGYYFAIIDEADSVLIDEARTPHIISAPNEEDTSRYYQYAQVVKKLQPEDYVVDEKERSANMTEKGLSKVEKMLGIDNLYEKDFEAVFHLEAALKAETLFKKEKDYIVKDAEIIIVDEFTGRLQYGRRWSEGIHQAVEAKEGQPIQKESKTLATISLQNYFRKYAILSGMTGTAATEAEEFHKIYGCEILIVPTHNNMIRKDESDLIYKTEIGKFKAVVEEVAAVNKTGRPVLIGTTSIDKNELLSKMLRQRGIQHNLLNAKNHEQEAQIIASAGRINAVTVATNMAGRGVDIILGGDPDANLKTKEKDVRKTSKGGSSSGGGWDDEHKKVLELGGLYIIGTERHESRRIDNQLRGRAGRQGDPGESRFFVSLEDDLMRIFGGEQIAKLMTFFNLPEDQPLTHSMVTKAIEQAQVKVEGRNFDMRKNTVEYDDVLNKQREIIYDLRRNILMQADKDDSAFKETILAVVDEQLEMHSNMFTFDLGNETAEMNSTTLRELRLLLPVSEKTVQTFIEERNQTGLRDYLVSTAKKEYAKREKETSNGVWRGVVRFIFLSVIDMYFSQHLSSIDDLRQGIGLRGYANVQPLAEYKNEAFKLFERLIQGMYFEATRRMFSVQIEAHEHIHAAGQESPKGGSPSGRKELVLSGPVETAQFAEPKAKAKTSSKPAVAKATAVKGKPGRNDPCHCGSGKKYKRCHYPN, from the coding sequence ATGCTTAACTTTTTCAAAAAATTCCTAGACTACAACCAGAAGCAAATCGATGAATATAAGATAGTTGTTGCACAGATTAATGAGTTGGATGAGAAGGCACGAAAACTTAAGGACAGCGATTTTATAAAGGAAACTGAGAAGCTCAAAGAAAAAGTCTCCAAAGGTTCTCCTGAGGTACTAAAAGAGGTTCGTCCCTGGGCGTTCGCACTGGTGAGGGAAGCCGCTCGAAGAGTCCTTAGGATAAGACATTTTGATGTTCAGCTCATGGCAGGACTTGCACTTTCTGACGGAAAGATTACCGAGCAAAAAACAGGAGAAGGAAAGACGCTCTCAGCAACTACTGCGCTCTACCTTCATGCATTAACCGGGAAAGGCTCCCACTTAGTTACGGTCAATGACTATCTCGCAAGACGCGATGCAGGATGGATGGGTGGTGTTTTTAACTTTCTTGGAATGACCACCTCTGCGAACATATCTGAAAGATCCTTTATCTACGATGCGAAGTATAACGACGAAAATACTACAGACTGGAGACTACAACATCTGAAGCCAGTTGCTCGACGAGAAGCATATCTTGCAGACATTACATACGGAATCAACAGTGAGTTTGGTTTTGATTATCTTCGAGATAATATGGTCCAGGATCCTGCAGAGCTTCGCCAACGAGGGTACTACTTTGCGATTATTGATGAGGCGGACTCCGTTCTTATTGATGAAGCACGAACCCCTCATATAATTTCAGCCCCAAATGAAGAGGACACCTCGAGGTACTATCAGTATGCACAGGTGGTAAAGAAACTTCAGCCAGAGGACTATGTAGTTGATGAAAAGGAGAGATCGGCAAATATGACCGAAAAAGGGCTTTCAAAAGTCGAGAAGATGCTTGGCATAGATAATTTATATGAGAAGGACTTCGAGGCAGTATTTCATCTTGAGGCGGCATTGAAGGCCGAGACTTTATTTAAGAAAGAGAAGGACTACATTGTAAAAGACGCAGAAATAATCATCGTTGATGAGTTTACCGGAAGACTCCAGTACGGTCGACGCTGGTCAGAAGGAATTCACCAGGCAGTTGAGGCAAAAGAAGGACAGCCAATTCAAAAGGAATCGAAAACTCTCGCAACTATTTCCCTTCAAAACTACTTTAGAAAGTACGCAATCCTCTCTGGAATGACCGGAACTGCAGCGACGGAAGCTGAAGAGTTTCACAAGATATACGGCTGCGAGATTCTCATTGTGCCGACTCATAACAACATGATTCGAAAGGATGAATCGGATCTTATCTACAAAACTGAAATTGGCAAATTTAAGGCAGTTGTTGAGGAAGTAGCTGCGGTTAACAAGACTGGTCGACCGGTTCTCATAGGTACCACCTCAATTGATAAGAATGAGCTATTGTCAAAGATGTTGAGACAAAGAGGAATTCAGCACAATCTTCTCAACGCAAAAAATCATGAACAGGAAGCTCAGATTATAGCCTCTGCCGGAAGAATCAATGCAGTTACAGTTGCAACGAATATGGCTGGACGAGGAGTTGATATTATCTTAGGAGGAGATCCTGATGCAAATCTAAAGACTAAAGAAAAGGACGTTAGAAAGACATCCAAAGGGGGATCCTCCTCTGGAGGAGGGTGGGATGATGAGCATAAAAAAGTTCTCGAGTTAGGTGGTTTATACATTATCGGAACCGAGCGCCATGAGTCCAGAAGAATTGATAATCAGCTCAGAGGTAGAGCTGGTCGTCAAGGTGATCCTGGTGAGTCAAGATTCTTCGTCTCGCTTGAAGACGATCTCATGAGAATTTTTGGTGGTGAACAGATTGCAAAGCTCATGACCTTCTTTAATCTTCCTGAGGACCAACCACTCACTCACTCAATGGTAACTAAAGCAATTGAACAAGCTCAGGTAAAGGTCGAGGGAAGAAACTTTGACATGAGAAAAAATACGGTTGAGTACGACGACGTATTGAACAAGCAACGTGAAATTATCTATGACCTGAGAAGAAACATTCTCATGCAGGCAGATAAGGACGATAGTGCCTTCAAAGAAACTATCCTTGCGGTTGTGGATGAGCAGCTTGAGATGCACTCGAACATGTTTACTTTTGATTTGGGCAATGAGACTGCCGAGATGAATTCAACGACACTTCGAGAGCTTAGATTGTTACTTCCTGTTTCAGAGAAGACTGTTCAAACCTTTATTGAGGAGCGTAACCAGACGGGTCTTCGAGACTACTTGGTTTCTACTGCAAAAAAGGAGTACGCAAAACGTGAAAAAGAGACAAGCAATGGTGTCTGGCGTGGCGTTGTTAGATTCATATTTCTATCGGTGATAGATATGTACTTCTCTCAACATCTTAGCTCAATTGACGACCTTAGACAGGGGATTGGTCTGAGGGGATATGCGAATGTGCAGCCACTTGCTGAATATAAAAATGAGGCCTTTAAGTTATTTGAGAGATTAATTCAGGGAATGTACTTCGAGGCAACCAGAAGAATGTTCAGTGTTCAGATCGAAGCGCATGAGCATATTCATGCGGCTGGGCAAGAATCCCCCAAAGGGGGATCGCCCTCTGGGCGAAAAGAATTAGTACTTTCCGGTCCTGTTGAGACTGCTCAGTTTGCTGAGCCAAAGGCGAAAGCTAAAACGTCGAGCAAGCCAGCCGTCGCTAAAGCTACGGCGGTCAAGGGTAAACCGGGTAGAAATGATCCATGTCACTGCGGTTCAGGAAAGAAGTACAAGCGTTGTCATTACCCAAATTAA
- the lysS gene encoding lysine--tRNA ligase — MSAGGSYDLSSSIAREALGYEAPYAPAYEWFTIGGAKMSSSKGIGTSAKDAAAILPPDILRFLLVRTPIERSIDFNPFGDTIPNIFDDYDRCFSAYFDKLENKVPEGKQGEVIEDFARIAELSQVRPLPMTRMFLPRFRTIVNLLKTRVEILEFFEKQKGSALNDYEKELLEERIIYAEGYLKAYAEDADKVELLESLPDGLALTESQKTFLQLLGTELKKLATDDRMAIQDIVFTILKENNLQAKEVFKAFYQILIGKEFGPKAADLILEFGVKTVISRIDKVFEEKNIDHPDKIDSLFPILKDSDLFSIDDSVLSKFSSITVGVAVIKGVTIGKSPPELQKEIDDFLTQMGILTTEMISSYPEIKSYRKLYKATGVDWHSRRPSPEALLRRYALKKEIPSINSCVGAYNLIVMKHRISVGAFDLDQLSLPTILRFAKEGEDIHLLGDVEPTKYGAGELAYFDQLGGYNIDFNYRDSKHSAVTERTRDILINTEGVFDISPKQVEQVLKETIEIITKYCGGTVEKVGIVTET; from the coding sequence ATGTCTGCTGGAGGCTCGTACGACCTCTCATCATCGATAGCACGTGAGGCTCTTGGTTACGAAGCACCGTACGCACCCGCATATGAATGGTTTACAATAGGTGGGGCAAAAATGTCCTCTTCAAAAGGAATTGGAACCTCGGCAAAGGACGCTGCTGCAATTCTACCTCCCGATATCTTAAGATTTTTACTCGTGCGAACTCCTATCGAACGGTCTATTGACTTCAATCCCTTTGGAGATACTATTCCAAATATCTTCGATGACTACGATCGCTGTTTTTCTGCTTACTTTGACAAACTAGAAAATAAAGTACCAGAAGGTAAACAAGGCGAGGTAATTGAGGACTTTGCACGAATTGCAGAACTTTCACAGGTTAGACCTCTCCCAATGACAAGAATGTTTCTGCCAAGATTCAGAACTATCGTTAATCTTTTAAAAACGAGAGTTGAGATACTTGAATTTTTTGAAAAACAAAAAGGATCCGCATTAAATGATTATGAAAAAGAACTACTTGAGGAAAGAATAATTTACGCAGAAGGATATCTCAAAGCCTACGCAGAGGATGCGGATAAGGTAGAGCTTCTCGAGTCATTACCTGACGGTCTTGCACTTACCGAAAGTCAAAAAACGTTCTTACAGCTTCTCGGCACCGAACTTAAAAAACTAGCGACCGATGATAGAATGGCAATTCAGGACATTGTTTTTACAATTCTAAAAGAAAATAATCTTCAGGCTAAAGAAGTTTTCAAGGCATTTTATCAGATCCTTATTGGTAAGGAGTTCGGACCCAAGGCAGCAGATCTCATACTTGAGTTTGGTGTGAAAACAGTAATCTCTCGAATCGACAAAGTATTTGAGGAAAAAAATATTGATCATCCCGATAAGATAGATTCACTCTTCCCTATCTTAAAAGACTCTGACCTTTTTTCCATCGACGATTCAGTTCTTAGCAAATTCTCGTCTATTACTGTCGGAGTTGCAGTAATCAAGGGAGTAACGATAGGTAAATCGCCTCCTGAACTACAGAAGGAGATCGACGATTTTCTAACTCAGATGGGCATCCTTACTACAGAAATGATAAGTAGTTATCCTGAGATAAAAAGCTACCGAAAGCTATATAAGGCTACCGGTGTCGACTGGCATTCTCGAAGGCCATCACCTGAAGCCTTGCTCAGACGCTACGCCTTAAAAAAGGAGATACCGTCTATTAATTCATGTGTCGGTGCCTATAACCTGATCGTGATGAAACATAGAATTTCTGTTGGAGCGTTTGATCTTGATCAATTAAGTCTACCGACGATACTTAGATTTGCAAAGGAAGGCGAGGATATTCATTTACTTGGGGATGTAGAGCCAACTAAGTATGGGGCAGGTGAATTGGCCTACTTCGATCAGCTCGGGGGATACAATATTGATTTTAATTACCGCGACTCCAAGCACTCAGCCGTTACTGAAAGAACGAGAGATATCTTAATAAATACGGAGGGTGTATTCGACATATCTCCAAAGCAGGTTGAGCAAGTGTTGAAGGAGACGATTGAGATTATCACAAAGTACTGTGGTGGTACCGTAGAGAAGGTCGGCATCGTCACCGAAACTTGA
- a CDS encoding HD domain-containing protein, which produces MITRDKALEIVNSKLTTKNLISHCLATEASMRALAKHFNEDPDRWGLVGLMHDADWDVTRNDIDQHTHETVKWLKEAGEDDESVLQAILSHNYKNNGANPPQNNMEWSLYCCDELTGFIVAVALIRPEKKLELVEVKSILKRFPQKAFAAGVHREQIQLCEEKLGIKLEEFVTLTLNAMKEISPSIGL; this is translated from the coding sequence ATGATTACACGAGATAAAGCTCTAGAGATCGTTAACTCTAAACTAACTACGAAGAATTTAATCAGTCATTGTCTAGCTACTGAAGCTTCTATGAGGGCTCTAGCTAAACACTTCAATGAAGATCCGGACAGGTGGGGACTTGTAGGCCTTATGCATGATGCTGACTGGGATGTCACCCGAAACGATATCGACCAACATACTCACGAAACAGTAAAGTGGCTTAAAGAGGCAGGAGAAGATGATGAGTCTGTGCTTCAGGCAATTCTGTCACATAATTACAAGAACAATGGAGCAAACCCCCCACAAAATAATATGGAGTGGTCTCTCTATTGTTGCGATGAACTTACTGGCTTTATTGTTGCAGTTGCGCTTATTCGACCCGAAAAGAAGTTGGAGTTAGTAGAAGTGAAATCGATTCTCAAGCGCTTTCCTCAAAAGGCGTTTGCTGCAGGGGTGCATCGGGAACAAATTCAACTCTGTGAAGAAAAACTAGGAATCAAACTCGAAGAATTCGTTACCCTCACACTAAATGCAATGAAAGAAATCTCTCCCTCAATCGGCCTTTAA
- a CDS encoding UvrD-helicase domain-containing protein, protein MQLNREQQAAVENTSGPSIILAGAGSGKTRVLIQKVLHLITHAHVPAREVLMITFTNKAASEMKRRMGTTQLGFVGTFHALCARMLRIDGDQIGIDKNFVIYDESDQLMLIKQIIKKMQTHFTPKYFLNRISAAKGELIQPDQFNQIFMDYSAEIVGQVYKEYQLKLRKNKALDFDDLLLLTHELLTHRQLILEKYRRKYTHILVDEFQDTNTAQYQIAKILASPAEASAKAGHNITVVGDFSQSIYSWRGADIGNLNKFKRDFKDCKEFHLEQNYRSTQQILDYAFSIISQNTTHPILHLRTTNKKGEDVVVYEAADEQDEAFFIIDEMRRYISLYPEASLGVLYRTNAQSRIIEEALLHASMPYVLIGGTRFYDRKEVKDVLSYLRFLVNPQDEVAIERLQKIGKTRFNKLKLEYVKIKERVESIPTAELMEIVFNSTGYLDLYDINDPDEYARLENIKELKSVALRFPDIFHFLEQVALVESEYSEQEKVQKRLKGGHHLGENADLSGISLMTLHQAKGLEFDYVWVIGLEEGLLPHSRSVDDLYQLEEERRLFYVGITRARRKLYITHARRRFIFGRRGETIKSRFIEE, encoded by the coding sequence ATGCAACTTAATAGAGAACAGCAAGCGGCTGTTGAAAACACCTCAGGACCATCGATTATTCTTGCAGGAGCAGGCTCAGGAAAAACGCGAGTACTTATTCAAAAGGTCCTGCACTTGATTACCCATGCTCACGTACCTGCTCGTGAAGTTCTTATGATCACATTTACAAATAAGGCTGCCTCCGAAATGAAGAGACGCATGGGAACTACTCAGCTTGGGTTTGTTGGAACTTTTCATGCCCTCTGTGCCAGAATGCTACGCATTGATGGTGATCAAATTGGCATCGATAAAAACTTCGTCATCTACGACGAGTCAGATCAGTTGATGCTAATCAAACAAATCATTAAAAAAATGCAGACACACTTTACTCCAAAGTATTTCCTAAATCGTATCTCAGCTGCAAAAGGAGAGCTTATCCAACCAGATCAGTTTAATCAAATTTTTATGGACTATTCAGCCGAGATTGTGGGGCAGGTGTACAAAGAATATCAACTCAAGTTAAGAAAAAATAAAGCGCTGGACTTTGACGATCTACTTCTACTCACTCATGAGTTACTCACTCATCGACAACTTATCCTAGAAAAATATCGGAGAAAGTACACTCACATCTTGGTAGACGAATTTCAAGACACGAATACTGCCCAGTATCAGATTGCAAAGATTCTCGCTTCGCCCGCCGAAGCTTCAGCGAAGGCTGGGCATAACATAACAGTAGTTGGCGATTTTTCCCAAAGCATTTACTCGTGGCGAGGCGCAGATATCGGAAACTTAAATAAATTCAAAAGAGACTTTAAGGACTGTAAGGAGTTTCATCTAGAGCAAAATTACCGCTCCACGCAACAAATACTTGACTACGCCTTCTCCATCATTTCTCAAAACACAACTCATCCCATTCTTCATCTTCGAACTACAAACAAAAAAGGAGAGGATGTGGTTGTGTACGAAGCGGCCGATGAACAGGATGAGGCGTTTTTTATCATCGATGAAATGCGTAGATATATCTCGCTTTATCCAGAGGCATCGCTTGGGGTACTTTACAGAACCAATGCTCAGTCACGCATCATCGAGGAGGCGTTACTTCATGCATCGATGCCCTATGTTCTTATTGGTGGAACTCGCTTTTATGACCGCAAAGAGGTCAAAGACGTACTCTCCTACCTTCGATTCCTCGTAAATCCTCAGGATGAGGTTGCGATCGAACGACTCCAAAAAATTGGAAAGACGCGATTTAATAAACTCAAACTTGAGTATGTAAAAATCAAAGAGCGAGTAGAGAGCATTCCTACTGCAGAGCTTATGGAAATCGTCTTCAATTCAACTGGATACCTCGATCTGTACGACATCAATGATCCTGATGAATATGCACGGCTAGAGAATATTAAAGAACTGAAGTCGGTAGCTCTTCGATTCCCGGATATTTTTCATTTCTTGGAACAGGTAGCCCTCGTTGAATCAGAGTACTCGGAACAAGAAAAGGTCCAAAAACGCCTAAAAGGCGGTCACCACTTGGGCGAAAATGCAGATCTTTCTGGAATAAGCCTTATGACGCTGCACCAAGCGAAAGGCCTTGAGTTTGACTATGTGTGGGTAATAGGTCTCGAGGAAGGACTCCTTCCACACTCACGATCTGTCGATGACCTTTATCAGCTTGAAGAGGAGAGGAGATTGTTTTATGTTGGAATCACTCGTGCACGTCGCAAACTTTATATAACCCATGCTCGAAGACGATTTATCTTCGGCCGACGCGGAGAAACGATCAAATCTCGCTTTATCGAAGAATAA
- a CDS encoding HAD hydrolase-like protein, protein MQRIIFDWKRTLYDPDSQKLCEGAVELLKYLSLQKIDLVLVGKGQPNTIQDVIRLGLSQYFSKIFFVGTLKSKDIFSPFITNPPLDTYVVGDRIRSEIILGKELGTTTVWIRLGKFADEVPQTPEEEPSLTFSSLSDFLVHLRNS, encoded by the coding sequence ATGCAACGAATAATCTTTGACTGGAAAAGGACGCTCTATGATCCCGATTCTCAAAAACTGTGTGAAGGAGCTGTAGAGCTTTTGAAATATCTTTCCTTACAAAAAATCGACTTGGTCTTGGTTGGAAAAGGGCAACCAAATACCATTCAGGATGTCATTCGCCTTGGGCTTTCCCAGTATTTTTCGAAGATCTTTTTTGTTGGCACGTTAAAGTCGAAGGATATATTTAGTCCATTTATTACAAACCCCCCACTGGATACCTATGTTGTAGGTGACCGGATTCGTTCTGAAATTATTCTCGGAAAAGAACTCGGAACTACGACCGTTTGGATTCGATTAGGAAAATTTGCTGATGAAGTCCCACAGACCCCGGAAGAAGAGCCTTCTCTCACCTTTTCAAGTCTATCCGATTTCTTAGTACATCTTCGAAACTCTTAA
- a CDS encoding phosphoribosyltransferase, translated as MTDVISILKKVGAVITNDHFVYTSGKHGSVYVNKDAVYTHVGEVSKIGRMFAEKYKNRVVDIVAAPALGGIILSQWTAHHLSRLKGKEVLSVYTEKTPDKDQVFTRGYDKLVKNKKVLVIEDLTTTGGSVKKVVKSVKKAGGKVVGVAVMVNRNPKEVNSKFMSVPFTALAVLKAEAIEEKNCELCKKNVPINTTVGHGKKYLEAKKKLSKLN; from the coding sequence ATGACAGACGTTATCTCGATCCTGAAAAAAGTGGGCGCTGTAATAACCAACGACCACTTCGTCTACACCTCAGGCAAACATGGTAGTGTGTATGTAAACAAAGATGCTGTCTACACTCATGTTGGTGAGGTTTCAAAAATAGGGAGGATGTTTGCTGAAAAATATAAAAATAGGGTGGTAGATATAGTTGCGGCTCCAGCTCTTGGCGGAATCATTTTATCGCAGTGGACTGCACATCACTTATCAAGGCTTAAGGGCAAAGAAGTTCTTTCAGTCTACACAGAAAAAACACCGGACAAAGATCAGGTCTTCACGAGAGGTTATGACAAGTTGGTTAAAAATAAAAAAGTATTGGTGATCGAAGATCTCACAACGACCGGTGGCTCAGTAAAAAAAGTGGTAAAAAGTGTGAAAAAGGCTGGTGGAAAAGTTGTTGGCGTTGCGGTTATGGTGAACAGAAATCCGAAAGAGGTGAACTCAAAATTCATGAGCGTACCCTTTACAGCACTCGCCGTTCTAAAGGCAGAGGCTATCGAAGAAAAAAACTGCGAACTCTGTAAGAAAAATGTTCCCATCAACACAACTGTTGGACACGGGAAAAAATATCTAGAGGCTAAGAAGAAGTTATCAAAACTGAACTAG
- a CDS encoding NAD(P)H-hydrate dehydratase, whose protein sequence is MKTVSTDSLEGIQTFLSKINLPEQNSHKGQNGKVLIIGGSQLFHSASLWSAEVVSHFADMVHYCSTEENNEIFLSLKTKFRNGIVVHRDQLDAYLTEDDVILIGPGLERNDETKKLTKRVLLKAQNKQLVIDAGSLQMMKPEMLATLKRPAIVTPHQQEFEQLFGISITDKSTEEKAKVVQEMASKYHCIILLKAITDFVSDGKM, encoded by the coding sequence TTGAAAACCGTCAGTACAGACTCACTAGAAGGCATCCAAACATTCCTTAGCAAGATCAATCTACCTGAGCAAAATAGCCATAAAGGTCAAAATGGAAAGGTGCTTATTATTGGAGGATCGCAGTTATTTCATTCCGCTTCGTTGTGGTCCGCGGAAGTTGTCTCGCATTTTGCAGACATGGTGCATTACTGCTCTACGGAAGAGAATAATGAGATCTTTTTGTCTCTTAAAACCAAGTTTAGAAATGGCATTGTCGTTCATCGAGATCAACTCGATGCTTATTTAACTGAGGACGACGTGATTTTGATTGGGCCAGGTCTGGAGCGAAATGACGAGACTAAAAAACTTACGAAACGTGTTCTTCTCAAAGCACAGAACAAGCAGCTTGTTATCGATGCAGGATCTCTGCAGATGATGAAGCCGGAGATGCTTGCAACGCTTAAGAGGCCGGCCATTGTCACCCCTCACCAACAGGAATTCGAACAGCTCTTTGGGATTTCGATAACCGATAAATCTACAGAGGAAAAGGCAAAGGTAGTTCAGGAGATGGCCTCGAAGTACCATTGCATTATTCTCCTGAAGGCGATAACCGACTTCGTTTCCGACGGAAAGATGTGA
- a CDS encoding thioredoxin domain-containing protein — MATKRKTVRKASVTSSSRKKVTRKAPVDQMETYQMQPQRSGPSMVLVLLLIAISFFTGFLFFKVQSLEKGGGAAQQLGQQQQAARPTELKIAKPSTSEHWRGSKDAKFVLVEYTDLECPFCKQAHPTLQKLLSENEGKMAWVLRHFPLSFHPKAQKSAEAVECAAEQGGDEAFWKMTDAIYEKMPDLELTGLAGVATSVGLDGSALQSCMDSGKFAQKIKDEQAEGAKAGVQATPSNVIYNLTTGKTLLVEGALPYDQFKTQLDAFLAK; from the coding sequence ATGGCAACAAAAAGAAAAACGGTACGAAAGGCTTCTGTTACTTCCTCTTCACGAAAAAAGGTCACACGAAAAGCACCTGTTGATCAAATGGAGACATATCAAATGCAACCACAACGATCTGGACCTTCTATGGTGCTCGTACTACTTCTAATTGCTATTTCATTCTTTACTGGATTCCTTTTCTTCAAGGTCCAGAGTCTTGAAAAAGGTGGGGGCGCTGCACAGCAGTTAGGCCAACAACAACAGGCAGCAAGACCAACTGAGCTTAAAATCGCCAAACCATCAACCAGCGAACACTGGAGAGGATCTAAGGATGCTAAGTTTGTTCTCGTTGAGTACACGGATCTAGAATGCCCATTTTGTAAGCAGGCTCACCCAACATTGCAGAAATTACTTTCTGAGAATGAAGGAAAGATGGCGTGGGTACTAAGACACTTCCCTCTTTCCTTCCATCCTAAAGCACAAAAATCTGCTGAAGCAGTCGAGTGCGCAGCTGAACAAGGTGGAGATGAAGCTTTCTGGAAGATGACCGATGCTATCTACGAAAAAATGCCGGATCTTGAGCTCACCGGTTTAGCAGGAGTTGCGACGAGTGTTGGACTTGACGGCTCAGCACTTCAGTCATGCATGGACAGCGGTAAGTTCGCACAAAAAATAAAGGATGAGCAGGCCGAAGGAGCCAAGGCAGGAGTGCAGGCTACTCCCTCGAATGTAATCTACAATCTGACAACGGGAAAAACGCTTCTCGTGGAAGGTGCTCTTCCTTACGACCAGTTTAAGACACAGCTCGACGCCTTTCTTGCTAAATAA
- a CDS encoding triosephosphate isomerase encodes MKYLIANLKAHKSLNEMQNWLQTFSRYYRLHQDVIVGIAPSTAHLQIVQSVTSGLQNCCVVAQSVSNETQGSFTGEVTAQALKDVASYCIVGHSERRKRGETIDQIETQIKNLKDNNITPILCIRGIDDFLKGYTGFVAYEQPENIGTGHNTSAEQVMEVYKSLNLSSDSTFLYGASLDENNCKDYLIHPEIAGFLVGTASLDPEQFIKILENI; translated from the coding sequence ATGAAATATCTAATAGCAAACCTTAAAGCTCACAAATCATTAAATGAAATGCAGAACTGGCTTCAAACTTTTTCCAGATATTATAGACTCCATCAGGATGTGATCGTCGGAATTGCCCCTTCCACTGCGCATCTTCAGATTGTTCAATCGGTCACTAGCGGCCTCCAAAATTGTTGTGTTGTCGCACAGTCTGTTTCAAACGAAACGCAAGGCAGCTTCACCGGAGAGGTAACTGCACAGGCTTTAAAAGACGTGGCGTCTTACTGTATCGTCGGACACAGCGAACGACGGAAAAGAGGAGAGACGATAGATCAAATTGAGACGCAAATTAAGAATCTTAAAGATAATAACATAACGCCAATTTTATGCATTCGAGGCATCGATGATTTTCTAAAAGGCTATACCGGCTTCGTCGCTTATGAGCAGCCGGAAAATATTGGGACTGGTCACAATACTTCTGCAGAACAGGTTATGGAGGTCTATAAAAGTCTCAATTTATCTTCAGACTCAACATTTCTCTACGGAGCAAGTTTGGACGAGAATAATTGCAAGGACTACCTAATTCATCCTGAAATTGCAGGATTTCTTGTTGGAACAGCTT
- the greA gene encoding transcription elongation factor GreA, with the protein MKAHQLKIQLTQDGFEKLQAELKDLKENKKPAAVARLSKARSMGDLSENSEYHAAKEELAYAAGRVSEVETILKYAKVVAATGSKHKISLGSKVKVMTENGEEEYEIVGEFEANPVERKLSATSPIGKALLNKAVGETADISVPAGTKTYTVVDIN; encoded by the coding sequence ATGAAAGCACATCAACTAAAGATACAGCTAACTCAGGATGGATTTGAGAAACTGCAAGCAGAGTTGAAGGATCTTAAAGAAAACAAAAAGCCTGCGGCAGTAGCACGATTATCCAAAGCAAGGTCCATGGGAGATCTCTCTGAGAATAGTGAATATCACGCAGCAAAGGAAGAGCTCGCCTATGCAGCGGGTCGTGTGAGTGAGGTTGAGACGATACTGAAGTATGCGAAGGTGGTTGCAGCGACAGGCTCTAAGCACAAAATTTCGTTGGGATCAAAGGTAAAAGTGATGACAGAAAATGGTGAGGAAGAATATGAAATTGTTGGAGAGTTTGAGGCAAACCCTGTTGAACGGAAGTTGTCTGCAACCTCCCCTATCGGTAAGGCTCTTCTCAATAAAGCGGTTGGAGAGACCGCAGATATCTCTGTTCCAGCAGGAACAAAGACCTACACTGTTGTTGATATTAACTGA